A section of the Telopea speciosissima isolate NSW1024214 ecotype Mountain lineage chromosome 3, Tspe_v1, whole genome shotgun sequence genome encodes:
- the LOC122654231 gene encoding plasma membrane ATPase 1-like, with protein MARLAPEAKVLRDGKWSKEDASVLVPGGIISFKLGDISQADTRLLDGDALRIGQSALIGESLPVSKGPGDGVYSGSTCKQGEIEAVVIATAVHTFFGKAAHLAHSTNQVGHFQKVLTAIGNFCICSISVGVIVETIVMYPIQHRKYRLGIDNLYLHSLYDLSQHIFTKGIDADTVVLMAA; from the exons ATGGCACGGCTCGCTCCTGAGGCTAAG GTCCTTCGAGATGGAAAGTGGAGCAAGGAGGATGCTTCTGTTCTTGTCCCAGGCGGCATAATCAGTTTTAAGCTTGGGGATATAAGTCAAGCAGATACTCGTCTCCTTGACGGAGATGCATTAAGAATTGGTCAG TCTGCCCTGATAGGGGAATCCCTACCCGTGAGTAAAGGCCCAGGTGATGGTGTTTATTCTGGTTCGACGTGCAAGCAGGGAGAGATTGAGGCTGTGGTCATTGCCACTGCTGTGCATACTTTCTTTGGAAAGGCTGCTCACCTCGCGCACAGTACAAACCAAGTTGGCCATTTCCAAAAG GTTTTGACTGCAATTGGAAACTTCTGCATTTGTTCAATTTCTGTTGGAGTGATAGTGGAGACTATTGTTATGTATCCCATTCAGCACCGGAAGTACCGTCTGGGAATTGATAATCTATACCTTCACAGCCTCTATGATctttcccaacat ATCTTCACGAaaggaattgatgcagatactGTTGTTCTGATGGCGGCCTGA